In the Carboxydothermus hydrogenoformans Z-2901 genome, one interval contains:
- a CDS encoding metallophosphoesterase has translation MLIGIVSDSHDNLTNIQKAVEYFKEKGITTIIHAGDWVAPFAAIALKKGIGREGRLITVFGNNEGEHYYFREVVDKLGIEYYHEAGEVEIAGRKIAVYHGTNEVLTRALVECGKYDLVVTGHTHQAYIMPQGKTLHVNPGELAGVLTGKGTFAVVDLESMKAELVSL, from the coding sequence ATGTTAATTGGTATAGTGTCCGACAGCCATGATAATTTAACCAACATTCAAAAAGCGGTGGAGTATTTTAAAGAAAAGGGGATTACCACCATAATCCACGCCGGCGACTGGGTGGCACCCTTTGCGGCTATAGCCCTGAAAAAGGGGATTGGCCGGGAAGGGCGGCTTATTACCGTCTTTGGCAACAACGAAGGGGAGCATTACTACTTTAGGGAAGTGGTGGATAAGCTCGGCATTGAGTACTACCATGAAGCCGGGGAAGTGGAAATTGCCGGACGGAAAATTGCGGTGTACCACGGTACCAACGAAGTCTTAACCCGGGCACTGGTGGAATGCGGTAAATACGATTTGGTGGTAACCGGTCACACCCATCAGGCTTACATTATGCCCCAGGGCAAAACTTTGCATGTGAATCCCGGGGAACTGGCGGGAGTCTTGACCGGCAAGGGAACCTTTGCGGTGGTGGATTTAGAGAGTATGAAAGCGGAACTGGTGTCACTGTAG
- a CDS encoding PD-(D/E)XK nuclease family protein: protein MLTIVRGPVGSGKSRYCREEIIKVLKEAPLGPMVLYIVPESATFENEYLLNTREDLPGSFRLQVLSFSRLALNVVREFKAFFKNSSEFVYQHTLKKILQENKGKLQILQKAADNPGFIEDLLKLFKEFRRYRVKPENLEKASSEIENWMLQQKLKDVYLLYKLYLEKFGEEYTSEGLLEKFLEYAPKSKFLAGAKVFIDGFYTFTPLELEVIKTLLKTCAEVTVTLPTEYDPGIFNRLYSEALNLGIKVKELKLEKIERYRASELLHLAQNYYPLLPDPYSGSLENLSLIAAANPLEEMEKAARIIRYLAKFKGYKLSDILVLIPEDGYYISNIKTVFNEYGLPVYVDKGLAFDHHGLYFLLKGVLGEFNREAAINCLKSGLLNLTADEVFALENYLLSRGLDGEKLVLKEAWEDPNSSYWESWEKGFGEIISFSQILPLINTYREFSQSLKQLLLKIGVPRRISDENGERFWQAFTNLLTEIEEVFGAERLNPTTFAEELLAYLAKLSLKTIPKGLDQVRAGGSKRYWTGEARAVIILGAVEGKFPSPPAAGLIFTEEERAKLKKVGLELSPLIRQRLKEDNFHVFLALTRARERVYVSYPRVSLTGESFTPALLVDWLKKAFPNLKSEEGSYGNETTPQALTRLLSREMVKVKKNGELPFIAQGAFNALLLSKPELITKIARAFATNPGKIKLNAGFKEFLPSKTLSVSRLETYYSCPLKYFLKYLIKAEEREIFTPEATEIGALLHGAVAEIIKTVREKGQKLSTLLAEDLKTLVYQAFTKAQQEYGEKFLATYRGRYFLNRLYLMLFKAIEALAYFEGFTKFTPFGEEIAFGEKERLKSPVFEVNGEKYTLAGKIDRIDVYENNGKTYLRIIDYKTGSISISLDEVVGGINLQLLTYLLVASENKELFGENLVPAGAFYFRFQNPMLDEKAEGLSMEELKEEVYKNFRLSGYALKDEESLKHLDSFYAQNNKFKTVNLRTYKDGRIDNALTPAELEALFTKIKGLITEAIFKISAGEFSAIPYQLKDATGCRYCSYLEVCRLEEQEKQYRVIPRKKDPEVLLALSGGGVGDEKLDSRTNAGYHLQG from the coding sequence GTGCTTACGATAGTAAGGGGGCCGGTGGGTTCCGGCAAAAGCCGGTACTGCCGGGAAGAGATAATCAAAGTTTTAAAAGAAGCACCGCTGGGGCCTATGGTGCTGTATATAGTGCCGGAGAGCGCTACTTTTGAAAACGAGTATCTTTTAAATACCCGGGAGGATTTGCCCGGGAGCTTTCGCCTGCAGGTGTTAAGTTTTAGTCGACTTGCTTTAAATGTTGTCCGGGAATTTAAAGCTTTTTTTAAAAACTCTTCCGAATTTGTTTATCAGCATACATTAAAAAAGATTTTACAGGAAAATAAGGGAAAACTACAAATTTTACAAAAAGCTGCGGATAATCCCGGGTTTATCGAAGACCTTTTAAAGTTATTTAAAGAGTTTCGGCGTTACCGGGTAAAACCGGAGAATTTAGAAAAAGCGTCGTCTGAAATAGAGAATTGGATGCTGCAGCAAAAATTAAAAGATGTTTACCTGTTATACAAGTTATACTTAGAAAAATTTGGAGAAGAGTATACCAGCGAGGGACTTTTAGAAAAGTTTTTGGAATATGCCCCTAAGAGCAAGTTTTTAGCGGGGGCAAAAGTGTTTATTGATGGTTTTTATACTTTTACACCTTTGGAGTTAGAAGTTATTAAAACCCTTTTAAAAACCTGCGCCGAAGTTACCGTAACTTTGCCTACAGAATACGATCCGGGGATATTTAATAGGCTTTATAGCGAGGCTTTAAATTTAGGTATAAAAGTAAAAGAGCTAAAACTGGAAAAAATTGAACGTTATCGAGCTTCAGAACTTCTTCACCTGGCCCAGAATTATTACCCGCTTCTTCCTGATCCTTACTCCGGGTCTTTAGAAAATTTAAGTTTAATTGCTGCTGCCAACCCTTTAGAAGAAATGGAAAAAGCGGCCCGGATCATCCGCTATCTTGCCAAATTTAAGGGGTATAAACTTTCCGATATCCTGGTATTAATACCGGAAGATGGCTACTATATTTCCAATATCAAAACTGTTTTTAACGAATACGGTTTGCCGGTATATGTGGATAAAGGCCTTGCTTTTGACCACCACGGACTTTATTTCCTGTTAAAAGGAGTGCTCGGGGAGTTTAACCGGGAAGCGGCTATCAATTGTCTAAAATCCGGCCTATTAAATTTAACCGCCGATGAAGTTTTTGCTTTGGAAAATTACCTTTTAAGCCGGGGATTGGATGGTGAAAAATTAGTTTTGAAAGAGGCCTGGGAGGACCCCAATTCATCGTACTGGGAGAGCTGGGAGAAAGGTTTTGGGGAAATCATTTCTTTTTCGCAAATACTACCGCTAATTAACACTTACCGGGAGTTCAGCCAGAGCTTAAAACAGCTCTTATTAAAAATAGGTGTTCCCCGAAGAATTTCCGATGAAAATGGTGAGCGGTTCTGGCAGGCCTTTACGAATTTACTAACCGAGATAGAAGAAGTTTTTGGCGCTGAAAGGTTAAATCCTACTACCTTTGCGGAAGAACTTTTAGCATACCTGGCAAAACTTTCTCTAAAAACCATCCCCAAAGGATTGGACCAGGTGCGGGCAGGTGGCAGCAAACGTTACTGGACCGGTGAAGCTAGGGCGGTAATTATTTTGGGAGCGGTGGAAGGGAAATTTCCCTCACCGCCGGCAGCGGGACTAATTTTTACCGAGGAAGAACGGGCCAAGCTTAAAAAGGTGGGATTGGAACTTTCACCATTAATCCGCCAGCGGCTTAAAGAGGATAATTTTCACGTATTTTTAGCGCTGACCCGGGCCCGGGAAAGGGTTTATGTTTCTTATCCCCGGGTAAGTCTTACCGGTGAAAGTTTTACTCCGGCGCTTTTAGTAGACTGGCTAAAGAAAGCTTTTCCCAATTTAAAATCGGAGGAAGGATCTTACGGTAATGAAACCACCCCTCAGGCCTTAACAAGACTTCTTTCCAGAGAAATGGTAAAGGTTAAAAAGAACGGGGAGCTACCTTTTATTGCTCAAGGAGCTTTTAATGCTTTACTGCTAAGTAAGCCGGAGCTTATAACAAAAATCGCCCGGGCTTTTGCCACCAATCCTGGCAAAATAAAGTTAAATGCCGGTTTTAAGGAATTTCTCCCTTCTAAAACCCTTTCGGTTTCGCGTTTGGAAACTTATTATAGCTGCCCATTAAAATATTTTTTAAAATACCTCATTAAAGCCGAAGAGCGAGAAATTTTTACTCCGGAAGCAACCGAAATTGGTGCTCTTCTTCACGGGGCAGTAGCGGAGATAATAAAAACGGTAAGGGAAAAAGGGCAGAAGCTTTCAACCCTTTTAGCAGAAGATTTAAAAACCTTAGTTTATCAAGCTTTTACCAAAGCCCAGCAAGAATACGGAGAAAAATTCCTGGCCACATACCGGGGAAGGTACTTTTTAAACCGTCTGTATCTTATGTTATTTAAAGCTATTGAAGCTCTTGCTTATTTCGAAGGCTTTACTAAATTTACTCCCTTTGGAGAAGAAATAGCTTTTGGGGAAAAGGAAAGGTTAAAATCCCCGGTTTTTGAGGTCAACGGAGAGAAATATACGTTAGCCGGTAAAATTGACCGGATAGATGTTTATGAGAACAATGGAAAAACCTATCTTAGAATAATTGATTATAAAACCGGCTCTATATCAATAAGCCTTGACGAAGTAGTGGGTGGGATTAACCTTCAGCTTTTAACTTATCTTTTAGTGGCCAGTGAAAATAAGGAACTTTTTGGAGAAAATTTGGTGCCTGCGGGAGCGTTTTATTTTCGCTTTCAAAACCCCATGTTAGATGAGAAGGCCGAAGGTCTCTCAATGGAGGAGTTAAAGGAAGAAGTTTATAAAAATTTTCGCCTGAGTGGTTATGCCTTAAAGGATGAGGAAAGCTTAAAACATTTAGATAGCTTTTATGCCCAGAACAACAAGTTTAAAACGGTAAATTTACGAACTTATAAAGACGGCAGGATTGATAATGCTTTAACCCCGGCGGAACTGGAAGCTCTATTTACCAAAATTAAAGGTCTTATTACCGAAGCTATTTTTAAAATTAGCGCCGGAGAATTTTCGGCAATACCCTATCAATTAAAAGATGCTACCGGCTGCAGGTATTGTTCTTATCTTGAAGTGTGCCGTTTGGAAGAACAGGAAAAACAATACCGGGTAATACCCAGGAAAAAAGATCCCGAAGTGTTGCTGGCGCTTTCAGGGGGAGGTGTGGGGGATGAAAAACTGGACAGCCGAACAAATGCGGGCTATCACCTCCAGGGGTAA